A single window of Chloracidobacterium sp. DNA harbors:
- a CDS encoding peptidylprolyl isomerase, with product MVSKCVKFETEAGNIDIELYPESARESVRNFLNLVAIGAFDTTTFSRVVPGFVIQGGNLYTREGKMSFSLGMRARKVIPDEPNKILHERGVLSMARMDEPNTATTSFFILVGPGQHLDGTFAAFGRVASGMETVDAINKAAVTDEKPDKPVRIKKATITPCVATQ from the coding sequence ATGGTTTCAAAATGCGTCAAGTTTGAGACTGAGGCAGGCAATATCGACATTGAGTTGTATCCCGAAAGCGCTCGCGAAAGCGTGCGGAATTTTCTCAACCTCGTTGCGATCGGGGCTTTTGACACTACGACATTTAGCCGCGTCGTGCCTGGATTTGTGATTCAGGGCGGCAATCTATACACCCGCGAGGGCAAGATGAGTTTTTCGCTTGGAATGCGTGCCCGAAAGGTAATTCCGGATGAGCCGAATAAGATCCTGCACGAACGCGGTGTCCTCTCAATGGCCCGAATGGACGAGCCAAATACCGCGACGACCAGTTTCTTCATTCTCGTCGGGCCCGGGCAGCACCTCGATGGCACATTTGCAGCTTTTGGGCGTGTCGCCAGCGGTATGGAAACAGTGGACGCGATCAACAAGGCGGCCGTTACGGACGAAAAGCCGGACAAACCCGTGCGGATCAAAAAGGCCACGATAACGCCGTGTGTGGCGACCCAATAA